In the Marinobacter sp. Arc7-DN-1 genome, GCGGCTTCGAGCAGAATTCATCGTGAAATTGAAAGAGTTCAGCCGGACACTGGATGATGTCCTGCCACGCCCTGAAGCATTGGAATTCGTGAACGATGCCAAACAACTGGCCCATATTCACGCACTGGCCCGAAACCGATACAAAGACAGCCCTGAATTGGGCAAAGACGTTGGCAGTAAAGTCCGCAAGCTGATCGACGACTACATGATCTCGCTGGGCATCAACCCCAGGATTCCGCCAGTTCAATTGACCGACGCCGACTTCGATCAACACGTTAATCGGCAAGTCAGTGATCGGGCCAAGGCGTCTGAAATGGAGCACGCCGTTCGCTCCCATGTTAGAAAGCACCTGGACGAAGATCCTGTGAAATACACCAAACTCAGTGAACGCCTGAAGGAAATCCTGGAGCAAATGGACGGGCTCTGGCAGGAGCAGATGGATGCGTTTTCGGACGTTATTCGGCAGCTCCGAGATGATGAGACTTTGGAGGGCGAGGCAGTTTCGGCTCTTCCAGCAAATCACCTTCCTTTCTTGCGAGAGATGGTCAAGGCACGATTAGGTGAAGACACTACGCCTTCCGCAGACGAGCAGGAGAACCTGGAACAGGCCACCGTATCCGCTATTCAGATAATCACAGAAGACTTGCGCATCCCGGACTTCTGGAAGCCTTCTCACCTGCCAGACCAGGAGCGCCTGAGAGGCAGACTGTTTGAAGAGTTGTTTGAGCTGGACCTTTTTCCAGTCGGCCAACTGGATGCCCTTCTCGACAAATTGATCGACCTGGCCAAAGCAAATCACAGCAAGCTGGTGAACCCGTGATGGAATTGCAGGTAGACGACCTGACCTTCGAGGTGCGCCACAGCAACAGGCGCAAAACATTGGAGATCATCGTCGATCGTGAGGGCGACCTGGTGCTCGCAGCGCCAAAGGGCACCGAAGAACAACTGCTCAAAGATTTTGTTCAGGAAAAAAAATTCTGGATCTATCAGAAACTGGCCGAGAAAGCAGAGCTGCTTAAGCCCCAGCCTCGCAAAGAGTATGTGACTGGCGAGGGCTTCCTGTACCTGGGCCGGAGCCACCGGCTGAAGCTCGTTGATGACCAGCAAACTCCCCTCAAACTCATAGCAGGCCGATTCTGCCTGCGAAAAGATCTGCAGCCTGAGGCGAAGCGGCACTTCATTCACTGGTACAGCAACAAGGCACAGATTTACCTGAACGAGAAAGTTCAGGCCCTGGCCTCACGGATGGGCGTTGAACCAGCTGGCGTCAAAATCCAGGATCTAGGCTATCGCTGGGGTTCTTGTGGCAGGGGTAACCGCCTGTACTTTAACTGGAAGACGATCCTGTTACCGCGCGAGATCGTGGAGTATGTGGTGGTGCATGAGCTAACGCATCTGCATGAGCCACACCATACACCCCAGTTCTGGAAGCGGGTTGAGCGGGTAATGCCGGATTTCGAGCGGAGAAAGGACTGGTTGGCTAAGAACGGGATCGGGGTGGAGGGGGTTGAATAAATCCTGAATTCCAACGGCAATAGCGTGCTTGACCCCGGGGAGGCGTCCATTTTTGTCCTTAATATCCTCTACGATGCTTCAAAACGTTTCCCAATTCACTTAGACTAATATTATCAACAGTTGAGCAGTCGTGTGATCTATGCCGCCTAATACTGACAACGATATTTCTAGATCTAAAAGAAAGCCAGTTTTAGCAGCTATTTTGGCATCAATAGTCACAACTTCGCTCCTGTTATTTCTATTTTTAGCTAGTATTGTTTGGGTCCCAGAGCCAGTTCTGCTTGAATTTTTTGGGTATGAGCGTCCCGTAGGTATCACTGATTCAGCCGATGCTAATGATAGCCAAGTGCGGAAAGTAACCGGTGAGTTATCGGAAAAAAGAACAGTCATTAGCCTTAAAGAATATTGGGGATTTCAAAGCAGCTTTTACGAAACCGTAATCACAATTCTCATAGCGATTAACGGCTTAATAGCCGCCGCAGCTGTTCTTTATATAAGAGGAAGCTCCCATGAGAAAGCTGAAAGCGCTGCAAATGAATATCTAGAAGGCCCTCTTTTTAAATATATATTAAATGATTCAGTATCTTCCCAGTGGAAAGAACAATTACACAGCGCCCAAGCAGATATCAATAATATAATTAAAGATCTTGAGCTCTACCCCGAAACCATTGAAAGGTTGAGAACAAATTACGAAAGACTTCAATCTGAAAACAAAGAATTAAAGCAGCAGATTCGCGTGATCGCTGAGCGCATAGCATCTTCCGACACGTCTGATAACGAAGGAAGTGCTTTTCAAATAAAAAGTCAGGAATGATCTATGGCATTTGTTAGAAAGGCAGTAAAAGAAAATCGAGTACCCCCAGAGTTTGAGGACCTTTCTACTCCTGAAGATGTTGTCAAACTTGCAAAGAAAAAAGGTATTTCGACCTCACCTCTAAATGTTTCAGAGCTTTCAATGGAGCTCGGCATTATCGTACGTTTCGAGCCAATGCCCGACGATGATTCTGGCACTCTTTTTAAAGAAAAAAAGACTGGCCAATGGGTAATGATAGTTAATTCCTTACATCACCCCCATCGACAGCGATTTACAATTGCGCACGAAATTGCTCACAGGATTCGTCATGCAGCTAATCAAGATGAATTCAATGATAAAGCATTCTTCCGCAATGGCGACTCAAACTGGATGGAAACAGAGGCCAATAATTTTGCTGCGACAATTTTGATGCCAAAGGAAGATTTTACTAAAGCTGTAGATTCAGGAAAAACCAAAATAGAAGAAATTGCTGCTCATTTTCAAGTTTCATCAATGGCGGTCAGAATTCGCGCAAAAGCCCTAGGTTTTGATGGGCACGGCTTATGAGCAATTATAAGTACTTCCCTATTATTAAGACTCGAGACGCAGAACTTAGATGTTTTGAACATATATCTGATTCTAATTTGAACCAGATGCTTCCTATTTATGAACTTACCAAATCAAGAAAGACTACTAAAACGCCTGATGGCGATATTCATAGACGCATGTCTAAAATAAAAGACTTACAGCATGGGCGTCCATTTATCTTGGACCTTAGCACTGATGAAGCATATTCGAACCCTCAGATAGAGCAACTTTTATCTGAGCGCGGTAGCTTTTATGAGTGGCAGATCTTCATCTTTGAATTATACTCAGAGCTTAATATTATTCCAATGATTCACGTATATGAAGACGACAATGGCATACTTGAAGAAGTAAAGAAGTTTGTCAGTTATGCATCCTCTAAAAAGAACCTTCTAGCTATACGTCTTCCTTTTGATCTTACTCCAAATGAAGTAGATTTCTATCTGAGCCCGATTCGTGACAACCTCAAAAATAATAGTAAACTGATCGTATTGTTGGATGCTGGCTTCATAAGACACGAAGCAGATGCTGATACGAGCAAAATATCTAACATGTTTATTGAAACCTTCCAAGCAGTTTCCAAATGTCTCAGTAACCGCCTTGAGGATGCAGTCATGCTTTGCTCCTCTTTTCCCTCAAGCCCAGCACAAGAGGGAGCTAAAAATGCAAGTAACCGTGCCGAAGCAGACTCTGAGGGAGAATTTACCATATATGAGGAAATTATTTATCAAGAAATTCTTATGGAAGGGGTTCACATCAAATATGGCGACTATGCGTCAATAAATAACGAACAAATAGAGATACGAGGAGGAACATTTGTCCCTCGTATTGATATCGCTTTACCCGATGGAAAGACGTTCATCTACAAGCGCTATCGTCGAGATGATGGCAGCTATCAAAGATGTGCCAATAAAATGATTGAAGACGAACGCTACGTGAATAATAAAGGATGGGCGGATGAGGAAATTGCTCTTGCAGCATCCGGGAAACCTACGGGAATCAGCCCCGCCTATTGGATTTCCGTTCGCATGGAATACTATATTAACTCCAGATTGAAATTAAGAACGTAGTACGAGCTCAGTAGGCGCGCTTCTCGTAATTGTCTGGATGTCATCGGGACTAAAAACAGAATTCACGTCCCCTTTGAGCAACTCCATTGAGGGTGCATATCGCTCAAACAGCTGCGTCCTTGAATGCTCATAAAGATTTCTCAAGGTACAAACCTCTGAAGCTTGTTTACACAATTCATGCTTCGAGCGTAAGTCGCTCCTGCCAGTCAGTTTCCGCAGAGTGTCCGAACTCAACACACTTGCCAACGCCTCCTTGTTCAACCGTTTATAATGTTTGGAACGGCGAACAAAGCTAACTTCTCCATTCTGAACCATTACAATTCCAAATGATGACGGCACGGTCTTTCTAACTGAAGAAATATTCTTGGCCACACATACGACGTAGCAGAAATCAAAAAAATCCTTATAACTTTCTAACTGATAGTCCAATCGAGATACTTTGTCCCCCTCGGATTTAATTTCGAAACCTGTAGCTTCGTTACCAGATAACATAACTATGTCAGCCCTCCGAGTCCCATAAGAAAATGGGACTTCAGCGGCAAGAACAGCATGAGGAAATTCACTATAAAGGGAAGCGACAAGGCTGATCTTGATCTGAATTTCATTCACTGGACTTGCACCTGTATAAATAAACAGTATTATGAACGAACGATCGAAAAATGCAACATCTGCGTTCGCTTCAATAATTAATACCTCCAACCGTATACCGGATTGCGAGTGTTGTGTTACCCGCCCCTCCGGAGGATTACGTTGAGAAGACCTTTGACCTTTGCTTCCTCCACGAAAAAACTCCCGATAAACCCTACGGTCCTGACATCAATCCTCTTGGAGTCCCAAGCATTAAAGGACTATCATGAATCCACTGCGGTTTCGCTATGTCAGATTAAACCATGTCCACGTCAGGAAAAATAACCCGTCGATTGCGGTACATGAGGCGGGGCGTCCCGTTTTCCATTAGCCAGTTCCATGAACTTGGCTCCTCTGCGTCTATACAAAAAACGCTGAGCAGGCTTGCTCAAGAAGGCGTGGTCGAGCGCGTGGCCAAGGGACTCTATGTTCGACCCAGGTCCCTGGCCAGCATGCCATCGATCAAGATCACGGCAAGTGCTGAACAGATCGTTAAAAAATGGGCACAGCAGTATGGCTACACTCTGGTAAGGCAGGGTGTTGAGTCCGCCTATCGACTTGGGCTCCAGAGACAGGCTCCCGTCAGAACAGTGTTCTGGAGTAACGGTGCCAACAGAACGTTTTCAGTTGACAATGAAGTTGTTGCGGTTCGGCATGTTGCGGAGTCCAAGCTGCGATGGAAATCACGCCCGGAAGGTGAGTTGTTGCGAAGCTTCACTGTCACCCCAGCCAATTCCGTCAAACTTAGCGAATTGAAGAATGCTCTTTCTAGGCTGAAACTTTCCGAAGCCGAGGTCCGCACGGCAATCAAAAAGCTGAAAGCGGTGCCACTGCCGGAAGGATGGCAGGTCAAACTGGAGCAGCTTGAAAAGGAAATGATGGCTTGACGGACATTTTCGAGTTTTTCGCGACCCGAAAAAACATGATGACCTAAGAGCCATCCCGGACTTTGGCGCCCAAAAACATGCCGGGATCAAACTCGACAATCCAGACAAGTAAAGGCAAGCTGGAAAACACACTCGGAGTCCGACACACAGCCAATATTCCCCATGAAAAAATAAAAGGTAACCAGGATGGGTGGCCCGCTAACCGGGCTACCCTCTGCGACCTACTTATGCGAAGTCTCAGTCAAATTCTGAACCTTCCTCAGACTTGCCTTGATTGATGACGGTCCCGAGGAGCACTCGTCCAATTTAAAAGGATAGAACTCCTCAACCACCTGACTCATTTCATCCTCATCGTATTCAAACAACGCATTACCAAATCCCTTCACAGCTGCGGAATCCAGCCCAGCCTGGTCAACACCCTCCTCTTTTACCAGCATGGCCTTTTCCCTTGCCTCAGCCACCGCTTCCAGCAATGACACCCCCTCCTTGATCACCAGATCCACATAATAGATCGGCGTGCGATGACTTTGTGTCGTACTTTTGCCCCGCAGCTTCAATTCCAGCGGCATGTACGCCAATAGACCACCAGAGACTGCCTGGTAGTAGCTCAGCCTGGCAGCGAGGGTTCGAATGCTGTTGTAGCCGGTCGTCCGGAAGATAAAAGTCCCGAGATCATCGTCGTCACCGACCTTGACGTTCAAGCGGCCATAGGGCTTGCACAGGCCACCTTTGCCGAACTCGCAGAGTGTTGGCCCCGGGCATGGCAAAGACTGCACTCCTGACTGCGTCAGGCGCTTACATGTGTCGCCATTACCTACACACATAGGCCGCCCGCTTTTCCGGTCGAACATGGTGTACTCGGCCCGCAGATTCAGATCAGCGTCGTTGAACAGCATTCGTACCGGGATTGTCCGCAGTTTCCTATTTGGGGCATTTTTTCTCAGTTCCTCGTCCATGGGGTGAGGCACCCAGCCATCCTTTTCCTGGATCTGGGAGGTGATGGTAAATTGATCGTCTTTCTGCGGTAGCCGGATGCCGTTCTTTTCAACGACCCTACCGATGCTAATACGCCCCAACACGGGAGGCGTGATGGCTAAACCTTTAATCATGATGACTCTCCTGTAAAAAGGACCACGGGGCACTCGTCATGCCCGCGTGGCCAATGGGGTATTCATGCTTGGATGAGGAATCGACGGCTTCCTGGCTTCGTCAGTGGGTACTGTTCCAGAATCTCTGGCTGATCCTTCAGCAGCTGTTTCACGTTAAGCCCAACGGAATCCTTGCTCCGCTTCCAGCTCACGCTGCCACTCGGGAAGGTTGCCTTTGAGGCTTCTCCCATCTGACTCTCGATTCGCTGTTTCAGGTGGGATTCGGTAGAGCTGAGGGCTTCCATTTCCTTGCGGATTGCCAGCAATTCGTCGAACGCATCAGACAGCTCTTTGCTTTGGCTGAAGTCCAGGGTCTCTCCTCTGTCCACTGGGTACAGATGGCGCAAGGCACGTTCAGCTGAATCGGTTCCATCGACCGGTGGCGGGGTATCCGTTTCCACGAAATCCCAGAACTGGCGCTCCAGCACGTACAGCGCTTCGATGAGCTCTTCATTCCGTTCAATCCGGTAGATCTTCAACTCCTGGCCACACAGCAGAACGCACACGTCCGCCGCCTGTTTGCCGGTGACTGCCAGCTGGTGCTGCACCTGGCACTGGATGTAATCCGGCACACCCTCTTTCCAAAGACGTGACCCGAACTCCCCTGCCGTTTTGCACTCAAGGATCTGCACGTCCTGATCGGCCACCACGGAATAATCCAGGTTGGCCAACATCCAGTGCTTTTCGGGATCGGAGTGCTGCAACACTGCATTGACCCGGCGTACCTTTCGGCCAGTCTTCTGGCTGTATTGCTCAGCAACGATCGGTTCCAAGATATGGCCCCAATAAACTGGTGACGATGGATCGTCCGAATCCGGTTTTGGTAAGCCAGCGTCTCTGCCGGTTTTAACCATCCAGAGCTCAAGCTGGGATTGATAAGGGTTCATGCCAACGGCCGCAGCGGCATCGCTACTACCAATGCCCTGCTTGCGGACCTTCAGCCATTCGTCGCGACTAAGGCCCTTGGTGGAGACCAGGCGTAATGCTGGCTGTTGTTTCTGAATTGTGTTTGCATTCATGCCCATAGTGTTTTCCTCCAGACATAAAAAAGCCCGCCAGAGCATCAGGCTCCGGCGGGCTTTATGGCGGTTTTGAGATTTGTGGGATTGGCTCAGGCCACCAGTGACATGGCCTGCTCTAAAGCACGGTTCTTTACAGCGGCACCGGTTCCGAACCAGGCGGAATCCAGTCGGTGGTCCACGGTTTTCGCCCGGTGTTGGTGATCGATGAACTCAGTAACGGCATTCAGCAGGCCGTAAGCCGTACCTTCTGAAGATGCCAGGTTGGCACCCATGCCCTCGCCTTCATACAGACCCAGAGCCCTCGCCATGGATCGCTCGTTGGTTTTGCCGACGCCAGTACCGGAATCATCGGTGAACACCTTGAGAAAATAGTTTCTGGCCTCGGTGGCCTTAACCTTTCGTTCGCTCAGGGCCTTCAAGCGGTACATGAAGTCATCCCAGGACGAGACAGAGATACCCAGTTGCCTCTTCACCAGGTCAGCATCGAAGGCCATGTTGTGCTTCACCTTGACGGCATTTGCAGTAGAGCCTTTCAAAGCAACCGCGAGAGTGTTGTTGCACACCACGCGGATACTGGTGAACTGAGCGATGGTTGCCATAGTGCCGTCACACGCGGTGGCCAGTAGCACATAGGCATTAGTCTGATCGTTGCCCTTGAGCATGCCAGATTGTCCGGTACGGGCGAGTGCCCACATTTTACGGCCACCTTTCAGAACACCTGCAGTTTCAAGCTCAAAACCCGATATCTCGGTCAGATCCCGATAAAACTCCAGAATCTCTTCAGGCTGGACCACTTTGAAGCGATTACCGACTACCGACAAGGGGGCCTTGGTATCCGAGCGGTAAAGCACCTTGCTATCTGGGTAGGACAGGATTTCACCCAGGCTGCTACTGGCATTGGTGACATAGCGGACAGGACTTTCCTGGATCTGCCAGTCCAGGCCCGCTTGTTTTGCCCAGACCTCCAGGGGCTGATTGGAAGTCAGTTCATTCCCCAGACCATGCCAGGGGGTTTGGCCAACGTAGGCCATTTGCTCGATGAGATGAGCCATGGTTGTTCTCCTGTGGAGTTTGCGAGGGGGATCAGTGGATATCGTCGCGGGAGTCGGGATCGGTACTGAAGGAATAGCCGCAATCAAGGCAACGGAGGTTATCCAGCACACGGTCATCCAGGACGTCGCCCAGAATAACGCCAGCGGACGCACCGGTAGCACCACCCAGTAGCGCGCCGATGACAGCACCACCGATACCGCCAACTGTCGCACCGATAGGACCGGCAACGATACCGAGGGCAGCACCTGCTTGGGCGCCAGCGGTTGCAGCGGCATAGCCGCCATAGGTACCTGCAGACGCACCGACTACGCCAGCGGTTTTCTTGCCGTAGTTGTTCTTACCAATCCGCCGGGACAGGCAGTTGGGGCATTGTTCGGACATTGGAAATTACCTCTGTGAATTGGGAGAGAAGGCACTGTCAGTGCCCTGGTTCACAGAGGTGATATATGTGTCAGTTTTATTTGAATAAGTTCTGCCCTGACATACAGAAAGATTTCAGCCAATATGAACAGGCATTTCCGGAGTTAATTGCGCGCTGCAGCTCAATGATGCGAGCCACCTAGGGAGTTTTATGTTTATAGAGAGCATCAGTCTTACCAGCTTTCGGTGCTTCGGCCCGATTTCACAACGTATTGATTTGGACCCAGGCCTGACCGCGCTAGTGGGATTCAATGGTTCGGGAAAAACAGCACTAATGCAGGCGCTCCAACGGCTATTCGGCATCACCGGAGATCAAAGAAGACTTCGCCGTCAAGATTTTCATATTCCGAGCGACGAAAGCATATCTCCAAGCGAACGAAACCTTGCCATTGAAGCCGTTATAGCATTTCCAGAGCTGTCGTCTGACGAAGCTAGCGCACGTTCTGTTCCTGAATTCTTCCATCAGATGGCTGCTGATGAACACGGAAACCTGAAATGCAGAATCCGCTTAGAAGCAACATGGATAGATGATGGCTCTCTCGACGGAGCCATCGAGCAAAGGTATTTTGCTGTCAAAAAGTTTGGAGAATTCGAAGACGCGGACTGCATGGACGTAAAAGCTACAGACCGAAGCCGAATCCAACTGATCTATGTACCGGCTTCAAGAGACGGGGCATCCCAAGTGACCGCATTTTTGCGAGGTCGGCTTTGGCGGGCAATTAACTGGTCAGATGGTGTAAGAAGTACATTTGTTGAAGCAGGCTCGACTCTCAATGCCGCATTCACGGGAGAGACGGCTGTAGATACTGTGGCAAATGCCGTGAAACGGCGATGGCAAGAGGTCCATACTGCCGGCACCGACACTACTCCGATATTTCGGCCTATCGATCTGCGATTCCAAGAATTCATACGTAAAGTAGAGGTCGTCTTCCATCCGGATGAAGCGGGTCGAGAGCGAGCCCTTGATGATCTAAGCGATGGCCAGCGCTCGCTTTTTCATCTAGCAATGACGGCATCAACCCTTGATGTTGAGACCAGCATTTCAAACGATTCCACTAACGCGGGATTCCAGCCTGGAGGCATACCCCTTCCTGCACTCACTTTGATAGCCGTCGAAGAGCCGGAAAACAATCTCGCACCGTTCTATCTATCACGGATAGTCGGGCAGATCGTAAATTTAACTGGCGGTAATCATGCACAAGCAGTCCTATCAAGCCACTCAGCAAGCATTCTTGCGCGAGTCGATCCCTCCCAAGTAAGACATTTCCGGCTAAAATCACCTGACAGAACAGCGCAAGTTAAAGCAATAACATTGCCGGAAAACCAGGAGGACGCCTCGAAATTCGTACGTGAGGCCGTTCGCAGTTACCCCGAATTATATTTTGCCCGCTTCGTCGTTCTTGGAGAGGGAGCCTCTGAAGAAATCGTCATCCCGAAGGTCAGCCAAGCCATGGGGTGCGACATTGACCGCTCAGTAGTGTCAGTGGTTCCATTGGGCGGGAGGCACGTAAACCACCTCTGGCGCCTTCTTGCCGGCCTGGAAATCCCCCATGCCACTCTCCTTGATCTTGACCGGGGGAGAGAAGGCGGGGGTTGGGGTCGAATCAAAACCGCATGCTCTCAGCTGATGGAAATCGGGGTCACTCCACAACAGATTTTTCAATCTCCATCACCTAATGGGCCCTCTCATGATCTCGCAACGTTCGATGCGCGATCGGATGACGATTTAGCAGGACTGAATCAATGGTTAGGCTTTTTAAGAAGGCACAGCGTGTTCTTTTGTGACCCTCTTGACCTTGACTATTCGATGCTCCGCTCACTCCCCATGCATTATCAGGTTGTTGAGGATGGCCGAAACGGCCCGTCTTCCCAAGGGGACCCACGGACAGCTGTCCTAGGAGAAGGGGGAAACGGGAACCTTTATAGCGCAGACCACGATCAGTCCTTGCGTTGGTACCGCTACCTCTTCCTGGGGAGGGGAAAGCCCAGCACACATGTTCGTGTATTGAGCAGCATTCCCACCGAGCAACTGTCAGCGCAAGCGCCTGAGGAGTTGAAGGCTCTCATCGCAACAGTGGCTAACAACCTAACACCCCAGTAATCGAAGGTCGGCTCGAATGTTGCTCACCCAACCGCATCAATGGCACCCGCGAGGCATAGCAGACTTGGAACCAGCTGCGTGGCAGGCGCTAAAAAACGATAGCTCAACGTGCGTTATTGCCGGGCCCGGTGCAGGCAAGACGGAATTTCTGGCTCAAAGGGCTGCCTACCTACTTGAGACAGGAATATGCCCTGCACCATATCGAATACTCGCAATTTCATTTAAAAGTGACGCAGCCTCGAATTTAGGAGAGCGTGTAAATAAGCGGTGTCCGGAGGAATTATCGAACCGATTCTCCTCGGTGACCTTTGATGCCTTCACAAAAAGCCTAGTTGATCGCTTTCTTGCGGCCATACCGGCCGATTGGCGTCCGACAGAACGATATGACATTGAATTTCCACCACGCCGGAAGATCGAACAGTTCCTTGCGGGCTCCGCGGCTCAATGGCCAGGTGAGGTACCGGATTTCAGCCCAAATACCTTCGAGTCGCGTTGGGTCGGAGCTCATAGACTTCCCATTGCTCGTCATACACCTAAAACGGCCACCGAATTTATTATTCAGTGTTGGTGGGACGAACTTTTGCGGTCCTACCACTCTTCCAAGCTGACTTTTGTTGCGCTGAACCGTCTAGCAGAGCTCTTGTTGCGCGCGGTACCTCATGTAAGGCGTGCTTTGCAGCTAACGTACCCTTTCGTCTTTGTTGATGAATTCCAAGATACGACATATGCACAGTACGATTTTCTTCTTTCAGCATTCAATGGTGGAGAAATCAGCGTCACCGCAGTGGGAGACAACAAACAGAGAATAATGACTTGGGCAGGCGCCAGAATTGACGCCTTTGAACAGTTCAGCCACGACTTCAATGCGACCAGCATTCCTTTATTATTCAATTTTCGCTCTTCTCCAGAACTTGTGCAGATTCAACATGTTGTTGCCAAAGCTCTCGATCAAGGTGTTACCGAATCCAAGTCTCAATCAGTCAATAGAATAGATGGGGACGTCGCTCAGGTATGGTGCTCTACTCGAATCAGCGATGAGGTGGAGTACTTGGCCAGCTGGCTAGTCACCGATATGAGGGATAGAGGAAATACTCCTCGAAATTACGCCATCCTGGTAAAACAAAGGGCCGACATTTTCGAGAAGAACCTTGTTACCCCACTTATGAAACAAGGTCTACAGGTAAGGAACGAAAGCAAAGCAATAGGCAAAACGACGCTCCAAGATCTTTTATCCGACCATTTTTCCTGTACTGCAATCGCCATGATGCGACTAGGGGCTTCACGCCAGGCACCAAGGGCATGGGAGCTATGCGTTAACGCGGTTAGGGAGCTCCGAGCTGTTCCTCCATCTGACGACGTTGCAGAAAGACGCATTGAATCTGAATTCGAATCTTTTTTAAAAGACCTTCGCGAAACAATGGAGGGCCTAGCACCGACTGAGACCAACGCCCATCTGATATCGAATAAGATCGTTGACTTCTTGGGCCTGAAGGAATTTGCACGCTCTTACGTTCAGTACTCTACAGGGGATCTTCTGGAAATCATGGTAGAAGCCTTCTGCGAGTACCTTGCCGAATCTGCCAAAAGCGCAATATCTTGGGAGGCGTGCGTAGATTCATTCGAAGGGGTTGACCAGATTCCTCTGATGACAGTACATAAGAGCAAGGGACTTGAGTACGACACAATTGTCTTTCTCGGGCTTGATGATCAAACATGGTGGTCACATACACCAGGAAACGCTGAAGGGCTTGCAACTTTCTTTGTAGCACTCTCTC is a window encoding:
- a CDS encoding M48 family metallopeptidase; translated protein: MELQVDDLTFEVRHSNRRKTLEIIVDREGDLVLAAPKGTEEQLLKDFVQEKKFWIYQKLAEKAELLKPQPRKEYVTGEGFLYLGRSHRLKLVDDQQTPLKLIAGRFCLRKDLQPEAKRHFIHWYSNKAQIYLNEKVQALASRMGVEPAGVKIQDLGYRWGSCGRGNRLYFNWKTILLPREIVEYVVVHELTHLHEPHHTPQFWKRVERVMPDFERRKDWLAKNGIGVEGVE
- a CDS encoding phosphohydrolase; its protein translation is MPPNTDNDISRSKRKPVLAAILASIVTTSLLLFLFLASIVWVPEPVLLEFFGYERPVGITDSADANDSQVRKVTGELSEKRTVISLKEYWGFQSSFYETVITILIAINGLIAAAAVLYIRGSSHEKAESAANEYLEGPLFKYILNDSVSSQWKEQLHSAQADINNIIKDLELYPETIERLRTNYERLQSENKELKQQIRVIAERIASSDTSDNEGSAFQIKSQE
- a CDS encoding ImmA/IrrE family metallo-endopeptidase, whose product is MAFVRKAVKENRVPPEFEDLSTPEDVVKLAKKKGISTSPLNVSELSMELGIIVRFEPMPDDDSGTLFKEKKTGQWVMIVNSLHHPHRQRFTIAHEIAHRIRHAANQDEFNDKAFFRNGDSNWMETEANNFAATILMPKEDFTKAVDSGKTKIEEIAAHFQVSSMAVRIRAKALGFDGHGL
- a CDS encoding beta family protein is translated as MSNYKYFPIIKTRDAELRCFEHISDSNLNQMLPIYELTKSRKTTKTPDGDIHRRMSKIKDLQHGRPFILDLSTDEAYSNPQIEQLLSERGSFYEWQIFIFELYSELNIIPMIHVYEDDNGILEEVKKFVSYASSKKNLLAIRLPFDLTPNEVDFYLSPIRDNLKNNSKLIVLLDAGFIRHEADADTSKISNMFIETFQAVSKCLSNRLEDAVMLCSSFPSSPAQEGAKNASNRAEADSEGEFTIYEEIIYQEILMEGVHIKYGDYASINNEQIEIRGGTFVPRIDIALPDGKTFIYKRYRRDDGSYQRCANKMIEDERYVNNKGWADEEIALAASGKPTGISPAYWISVRMEYYINSRLKLRT
- a CDS encoding sce7726 family protein, which codes for MEVLIIEANADVAFFDRSFIILFIYTGASPVNEIQIKISLVASLYSEFPHAVLAAEVPFSYGTRRADIVMLSGNEATGFEIKSEGDKVSRLDYQLESYKDFFDFCYVVCVAKNISSVRKTVPSSFGIVMVQNGEVSFVRRSKHYKRLNKEALASVLSSDTLRKLTGRSDLRSKHELCKQASEVCTLRNLYEHSRTQLFERYAPSMELLKGDVNSVFSPDDIQTITRSAPTELVLRS
- a CDS encoding DUF6088 family protein — protein: MSTSGKITRRLRYMRRGVPFSISQFHELGSSASIQKTLSRLAQEGVVERVAKGLYVRPRSLASMPSIKITASAEQIVKKWAQQYGYTLVRQGVESAYRLGLQRQAPVRTVFWSNGANRTFSVDNEVVAVRHVAESKLRWKSRPEGELLRSFTVTPANSVKLSELKNALSRLKLSEAEVRTAIKKLKAVPLPEGWQVKLEQLEKEMMA
- a CDS encoding hydrolase or metal-binding protein, with product MIKGLAITPPVLGRISIGRVVEKNGIRLPQKDDQFTITSQIQEKDGWVPHPMDEELRKNAPNRKLRTIPVRMLFNDADLNLRAEYTMFDRKSGRPMCVGNGDTCKRLTQSGVQSLPCPGPTLCEFGKGGLCKPYGRLNVKVGDDDDLGTFIFRTTGYNSIRTLAARLSYYQAVSGGLLAYMPLELKLRGKSTTQSHRTPIYYVDLVIKEGVSLLEAVAEAREKAMLVKEEGVDQAGLDSAAVKGFGNALFEYDEDEMSQVVEEFYPFKLDECSSGPSSIKASLRKVQNLTETSHK
- a CDS encoding YqaJ viral recombinase family protein, with the protein product MGMNANTIQKQQPALRLVSTKGLSRDEWLKVRKQGIGSSDAAAAVGMNPYQSQLELWMVKTGRDAGLPKPDSDDPSSPVYWGHILEPIVAEQYSQKTGRKVRRVNAVLQHSDPEKHWMLANLDYSVVADQDVQILECKTAGEFGSRLWKEGVPDYIQCQVQHQLAVTGKQAADVCVLLCGQELKIYRIERNEELIEALYVLERQFWDFVETDTPPPVDGTDSAERALRHLYPVDRGETLDFSQSKELSDAFDELLAIRKEMEALSSTESHLKQRIESQMGEASKATFPSGSVSWKRSKDSVGLNVKQLLKDQPEILEQYPLTKPGSRRFLIQA
- a CDS encoding DUF932 domain-containing protein — protein: MAHLIEQMAYVGQTPWHGLGNELTSNQPLEVWAKQAGLDWQIQESPVRYVTNASSSLGEILSYPDSKVLYRSDTKAPLSVVGNRFKVVQPEEILEFYRDLTEISGFELETAGVLKGGRKMWALARTGQSGMLKGNDQTNAYVLLATACDGTMATIAQFTSIRVVCNNTLAVALKGSTANAVKVKHNMAFDADLVKRQLGISVSSWDDFMYRLKALSERKVKATEARNYFLKVFTDDSGTGVGKTNERSMARALGLYEGEGMGANLASSEGTAYGLLNAVTEFIDHQHRAKTVDHRLDSAWFGTGAAVKNRALEQAMSLVA